The following proteins are encoded in a genomic region of Paenibacillus sp. FSL R7-0273:
- a CDS encoding HSP90 family protein, with the protein MENQTQDTYRFQVNLSGMINILSNHLYSSPKVFLRELLQNGVDAITARQAYSQGGYEGRIHIEVNRDSTGATLLVEDNGIGLNEPDIHEFLAMIGQSSKRDEDFLQTNSSFIGRFGIGLLSCFMVSDDIVMVTQSAKGGPALEWRGKPDGTYTIRKLEGIHAPGTKVFLRCKEGSEPYFKLEHLQEWLFHYGALLPYPIELMSNQATHLINPPSPPWVKDPQLARKHRSEVLAFGKQVLGETFRDFIPLHTSSGRTGGIAFILPQAVNLGAKRNHRVYLKHMLVSEAAGNILPDWAFFVKCMIWTDELQPTASREHFYENVQLEQVREELGNTIRQELMRMAEYDPDRLQSIISLHALSMKALAVEDSSFYSIIHEWLPFESTFGTKPLGKLKQQSPLYFTATLDEYRQITHVASAQSMLVVNGGYIYDAELLSLLPLIDPDVQSERLLPEEVSLSFTDITPQERLDYYESVRLADSVLQKFRCQVQLRRFKPEEIPVLYTLSQESAQWRVMEAAKEVSTDALSSVLGSLGATLKDAAYATLYFNLNNPVIERAFHPAHKAMLPSIIEMLYCNALMMGHYPMSREETTLLNKGIIQFIDWGMTASHSTGGDK; encoded by the coding sequence ATGGAGAATCAAACCCAGGATACATATCGCTTTCAGGTCAACTTAAGTGGCATGATCAACATTTTGTCTAACCATTTGTATAGCAGCCCGAAGGTATTCTTGAGGGAGCTGCTGCAAAATGGCGTAGACGCGATTACTGCACGGCAGGCTTATTCCCAGGGTGGATACGAGGGCAGGATTCATATTGAGGTAAACCGGGATTCAACCGGGGCGACCTTATTAGTAGAAGATAACGGGATCGGGTTAAACGAGCCGGACATTCATGAGTTCCTGGCAATGATCGGACAATCCTCCAAGCGGGACGAGGATTTTCTTCAGACCAATAGCTCTTTTATCGGACGGTTTGGCATCGGGCTTTTGTCTTGCTTTATGGTGAGTGACGATATCGTCATGGTTACCCAATCCGCCAAGGGCGGACCTGCACTGGAATGGCGCGGAAAGCCGGACGGAACCTATACGATCCGCAAGCTCGAAGGGATACACGCTCCGGGAACCAAGGTTTTTTTGCGTTGTAAAGAAGGCTCCGAGCCGTACTTCAAGCTAGAGCATCTGCAAGAATGGCTGTTCCATTATGGAGCTCTGCTGCCCTATCCCATCGAGTTGATGTCCAATCAGGCCACTCACTTAATTAATCCGCCATCCCCGCCATGGGTCAAAGATCCGCAGCTGGCCCGGAAGCATCGCAGCGAGGTGCTGGCCTTTGGCAAGCAGGTGCTTGGGGAGACGTTCCGCGATTTCATTCCCCTGCACACCTCCTCGGGCCGGACGGGAGGCATCGCCTTCATCCTGCCGCAGGCGGTGAACCTGGGCGCCAAACGCAATCACCGGGTGTACCTGAAGCACATGCTGGTCTCCGAGGCCGCCGGCAATATCCTGCCGGACTGGGCGTTCTTCGTTAAATGCATGATCTGGACCGATGAGCTGCAGCCGACCGCTTCCCGGGAGCATTTCTATGAGAACGTCCAGCTGGAGCAGGTGCGGGAAGAGCTGGGGAACACTATTCGTCAGGAATTGATGCGAATGGCAGAATATGATCCCGATCGCCTGCAATCTATCATTTCCCTGCATGCCTTATCCATGAAGGCTCTCGCGGTGGAAGATTCGTCCTTCTACTCGATTATTCACGAGTGGCTCCCGTTTGAGAGCACGTTTGGCACGAAGCCGCTTGGCAAGCTGAAGCAGCAGTCTCCCCTTTATTTTACTGCTACTCTGGATGAGTACCGTCAGATTACCCATGTAGCTTCGGCCCAATCCATGCTGGTGGTGAATGGCGGATATATTTATGATGCCGAGCTGCTGTCCCTACTGCCTCTAATTGATCCGGACGTGCAGAGTGAACGCTTGCTGCCGGAGGAAGTCTCATTATCCTTTACCGATATTACACCTCAAGAGCGGCTTGATTACTATGAATCCGTAAGACTGGCGGATAGTGTGCTGCAGAAATTCCGCTGCCAGGTGCAGCTTCGCCGCTTCAAGCCGGAGGAGATTCCTGTGCTCTATACGCTGTCGCAGGAGTCCGCTCAGTGGCGTGTTATGGAGGCGGCCAAAGAAGTGAGCACCGACGCTCTGTCCTCCGTTCTGGGCAGTCTGGGCGCTACACTCAAAGATGCAGCATACGCAACGCTTTATTTTAACCTGAACAATCCCGTCATTGAGCGGGCCTTTCATCCGGCACACAAGGCCATGCTGCCTTCCATTATCGAGATGCTGTACTGTAATGCGCTGATGATGGGACATTATCCGATGAGCCGCGAGGAGACAACGCTTCTGAACAAAGGCATTATTCAATTTATTGATTGGGGTATGACGGCCAGTCACTCAACAGGAGGAGACAAATAG